Proteins from a genomic interval of Stigmatella erecta:
- a CDS encoding UPF0489 family protein, translated as MDPEALVHLRLAGVIRLSLAGGRGPTDAWVFDPHRLALPCWACTLGATAPPALLVTLDRHLDLVPPRHPEAVPDRTAGLRALDDHARWSLDVRNYDHILAAMEAGLVGDALLIARARPRGTFAESTYKDTRGREHRLVTVPTVDRAAAAFVSPAPGDAVRDVLERTERVLLDVDLDCFTSPSDADPTTVLPWPRDIIREFLLPEGSGPFWDAVLEKTVALTLAREPHHCGGLLASGELFRDVAEVLFRELLHATPP; from the coding sequence GTGGATCCTGAAGCGTTGGTGCACTTGCGGCTCGCGGGCGTCATCCGCCTGTCGCTGGCCGGTGGCCGGGGACCCACGGATGCGTGGGTGTTTGATCCGCACCGGCTCGCCCTGCCCTGCTGGGCCTGTACGCTGGGCGCCACGGCCCCCCCGGCGCTGCTGGTGACCCTGGACCGGCACCTCGACCTGGTGCCCCCCCGGCACCCCGAGGCAGTGCCCGACCGGACGGCGGGGCTCCGGGCGCTGGATGACCATGCGCGCTGGTCCCTGGATGTGCGCAACTACGATCACATCCTCGCCGCCATGGAGGCGGGGCTGGTGGGCGACGCGCTCCTGATTGCCCGGGCCCGCCCCCGGGGGACCTTCGCGGAGAGCACATATAAGGATACGCGCGGCCGGGAACACCGGCTGGTGACGGTGCCCACGGTGGACCGGGCGGCGGCGGCCTTCGTGTCGCCCGCGCCGGGCGACGCGGTCCGGGACGTGCTGGAGCGGACGGAGCGGGTGCTGCTGGACGTGGACCTGGATTGCTTCACCTCGCCCAGCGACGCGGACCCGACGACGGTGCTGCCCTGGCCCCGCGACATCATCCGCGAGTTCCTGCTGCCCGAGGGCTCGGGCCCCTTCTGGGACGCGGTGCTGGAGAAGACCGTGGCGCTCACGCTGGCCCGGGAGCCGCACCACTGCGGGGGGCTGCTGGCCTCGGGAGAGCTGTTCCGGGACGTCGCCGAAGTGCTGTTCCGGGAACTGCTCCACGCCACGCCCCCCTGA
- a CDS encoding MarR family winged helix-turn-helix transcriptional regulator, which translates to MVHPSLRGYLTFAPSSRYERLNRLAKRFPELDKSAITTCITMLRLAQDLTEGYDAHFARHGLSQGRFIILIHLLDAEDSGRGGWTPAELAEHAGVSRATMTGLMDTLEKDGFISRENHPSDRRMYTVRLTPQGHDFLVAMLPDHYRRIAALMAPLNEAERETLQQLLAKVASGIPALKNP; encoded by the coding sequence ATGGTCCACCCGAGCCTTCGCGGCTACCTGACGTTCGCGCCCAGCTCGCGCTACGAGCGGCTGAACCGGCTCGCCAAGCGCTTTCCCGAGCTGGACAAGAGCGCCATCACCACGTGCATCACCATGCTGCGGCTGGCGCAGGATCTGACCGAGGGCTACGACGCGCACTTCGCGCGGCATGGGCTGTCCCAGGGCCGCTTCATCATCCTCATCCACCTGCTGGACGCGGAGGACTCGGGCCGGGGCGGGTGGACTCCCGCGGAGCTCGCGGAGCACGCGGGCGTCAGCCGCGCCACCATGACGGGGCTCATGGACACGCTGGAGAAGGACGGCTTCATCTCCCGCGAGAACCACCCGTCGGACCGCCGCATGTACACCGTGCGGCTCACCCCCCAGGGGCATGACTTCCTCGTGGCCATGCTGCCCGACCATTACCGCCGCATCGCGGCCCTCATGGCGCCGCTGAACGAAGCCGAGCGCGAGACCTTGCAGCAGCTGCTCGCCAAGGTCGCCTCGGGCATCCCCGCGCTCAAGAACCCCTGA
- a CDS encoding S9 family peptidase, whose product MRPLAAALLLVSLSVSAQTPSTPMSDRKIDPFLQQYSETRRFMSGRPAKPRITPDEKTVLFLRAQPKSSTQTLFAFDVATGTTKELLTPEVLLKGVEETLSVEETARRERMRVSARGFTSYELSHDGERILVGLSGKLYVFERATGKVLELKTGVGIIDPHFSPDGQQVAYVRNHDVFRVVLATNKEQRVTQGGSPEKTHGLAEFVAQEEMHRFSGYWWSPDAKFIAYAEADTSSVEKLTIVDVMHPERGGNVFAYPRPGKNNAVVRLGIAPAAGGKPVWVAWDAKAYPYLATVAWQKGGPLTVLVQNRTQTEQQLLAVDPATGKTRLLLTEKDSAWLNLDQDFPRWFEDGSGFLWYTERNGGPEVELRHPDGSLARAWVKPEAGFRALIRAVDADRTLFFNGEANPTESYVWRVKDGGAPEKLATGVAAGPANELAVTVSKQGGLLVTQSQSDTSMPRFYVLRADGTRVGELPSVAVEPPFTPKAQFFQVGPEGFHASVIRPREMKAGVKLPVVLKVYAGPSTTVVRHSMAENLLNQWLADKGFLVVKIDGRGTPLRTAAWERQVKYDFATVTLDDQVTALRALAEKVPELDLNRVGIEGWSFGGYMAALAVLKRPEVFKAAVSGAPVVDWLDYDTHYTERYLGLPQEHPEAYEKSSLLTYARDASKPMRPLLLVHGTADDNVYFFHTLKLSDALFRAGKPHDLLPLSGLTHMVPDPLVTQRQNEWVLGYFQKHL is encoded by the coding sequence ATGCGCCCACTCGCCGCAGCGCTCTTGCTCGTGAGCCTTTCCGTTTCCGCCCAGACCCCTTCGACGCCTATGTCCGACCGGAAGATCGATCCCTTCCTGCAGCAATACTCCGAGACGCGCCGCTTCATGAGCGGCCGTCCTGCCAAGCCGCGCATCACGCCCGACGAGAAGACGGTGCTGTTCCTGCGCGCCCAGCCGAAGTCCTCCACGCAGACGCTGTTCGCCTTCGACGTGGCGACGGGGACCACGAAGGAGCTGCTCACCCCCGAGGTGCTCCTCAAGGGCGTCGAGGAGACGCTCTCCGTGGAGGAGACCGCCCGGCGCGAGCGCATGCGGGTGAGTGCCCGGGGCTTCACCAGCTACGAGCTGTCCCATGACGGGGAGCGCATCCTGGTGGGGCTCTCCGGCAAGCTCTACGTGTTCGAGCGCGCCACCGGGAAGGTGCTGGAGCTGAAGACGGGCGTCGGCATCATCGACCCGCACTTCTCCCCGGACGGCCAGCAGGTGGCGTACGTGCGGAACCATGACGTGTTCCGCGTCGTGCTCGCCACGAACAAGGAGCAGCGCGTCACCCAGGGCGGCTCACCCGAGAAGACGCACGGGCTGGCGGAGTTCGTCGCCCAGGAGGAGATGCACCGCTTCTCCGGCTACTGGTGGAGCCCGGACGCGAAGTTCATCGCCTATGCCGAGGCGGACACCTCGTCCGTGGAGAAGCTCACCATCGTGGACGTGATGCACCCCGAGCGCGGGGGGAACGTGTTCGCCTACCCCCGGCCCGGCAAGAACAACGCCGTGGTGCGGCTGGGCATTGCCCCCGCCGCCGGGGGCAAGCCGGTGTGGGTGGCCTGGGACGCGAAGGCGTACCCGTACCTGGCCACCGTGGCGTGGCAGAAGGGCGGGCCGCTGACGGTGCTGGTGCAGAACCGGACGCAGACCGAGCAGCAGCTGCTCGCCGTGGACCCCGCCACCGGCAAGACGCGCTTGCTGCTCACGGAGAAGGACTCCGCCTGGCTCAACCTGGACCAGGACTTCCCCCGGTGGTTCGAGGATGGCAGTGGCTTCCTCTGGTACACCGAGCGCAATGGCGGGCCGGAGGTGGAGCTGCGCCACCCGGATGGCAGCCTCGCGCGCGCCTGGGTGAAGCCCGAGGCGGGCTTCCGCGCCCTGATTCGCGCCGTGGACGCGGACCGCACGCTCTTCTTCAACGGGGAGGCCAACCCCACCGAGTCCTATGTCTGGCGGGTGAAGGACGGCGGCGCCCCCGAGAAGCTCGCCACGGGCGTGGCGGCGGGCCCAGCCAACGAGCTGGCCGTGACCGTCTCCAAGCAGGGCGGGCTGCTGGTGACGCAGTCCCAGTCGGACACCTCCATGCCGCGCTTCTACGTGCTGCGCGCGGACGGCACCCGCGTGGGCGAGCTGCCCTCGGTGGCCGTGGAGCCTCCGTTCACCCCGAAGGCCCAGTTCTTCCAGGTGGGCCCCGAGGGCTTCCACGCCTCCGTCATCCGCCCCAGGGAGATGAAGGCCGGGGTGAAGCTGCCCGTCGTCCTCAAGGTGTACGCGGGCCCCTCCACCACCGTGGTGCGCCACAGCATGGCGGAGAACCTGCTCAACCAGTGGCTGGCGGACAAGGGCTTCCTCGTCGTGAAGATCGACGGGCGCGGCACCCCCCTGCGCACCGCCGCGTGGGAGCGCCAGGTGAAGTACGACTTCGCCACCGTGACGCTCGATGACCAGGTGACGGCCTTGCGCGCCCTGGCGGAGAAGGTGCCCGAGCTGGACCTCAACCGCGTGGGCATCGAGGGCTGGAGCTTCGGGGGTTACATGGCGGCGCTCGCCGTGCTCAAGCGGCCGGAAGTGTTCAAGGCCGCCGTGTCCGGCGCGCCCGTGGTGGACTGGCTGGACTACGACACCCACTACACCGAGCGCTACCTGGGGCTGCCCCAGGAGCACCCCGAGGCCTACGAGAAGAGCTCCCTGCTCACCTACGCGCGGGACGCGAGCAAGCCCATGCGGCCGCTGCTGCTCGTGCACGGCACCGCGGACGACAACGTCTACTTCTTCCACACGCTCAAGCTCTCGGATGCGCTGTTCCGGGCGGGCAAGCCGCACGACTTGCTGCCGCTCAGCGGGCTGACGCACATGGTGCCGGATCCGCTCGTCACCCAGCGCCAGAACGAGTGGGTGCTGGGCTACTTCCAGAAGCACCTGTAG
- a CDS encoding HlyD family secretion protein has protein sequence MAATLAPAPVESPSTPSAERAKPKGRARIVLPVLLGVALVGGVLRFILTHGRESTDDAQVEGRIGNVAPRVAGQVLQVRVKDNQQVKAGDVLVELDSRDLEAKRQVAQADVLSAEAQLTSAQAQLSLTEANAGANLRQAQAGVTQASSGISSSRAALDQARADVSSAEARFRLADTELHRVKRLTAEGALSPAELDTRQAAYDQAKAALDQSKARLASTEAGITSSSGGLEAAQGKLVAAQTGPVQVQAAQAALKLAEARVQQARASLQLAELAVSYAQVRAPMNGVVSRRTVEVGQMVGPERPLMAIVPQDDVWVVANFKEDQVGGMRPGQPVDVTVDAFGSQHFRGHVDSLAGASGARFALLPPDNASGNFVKVVQRIPVLVRFDGSLKDLPLKPGMSAVVTVDTRGN, from the coding sequence ATGGCCGCGACCCTCGCCCCTGCCCCCGTTGAGAGCCCCTCCACCCCTTCCGCCGAGCGCGCCAAGCCCAAGGGCCGCGCCCGCATCGTGCTGCCCGTGCTGCTGGGCGTGGCGCTCGTGGGAGGCGTGCTCCGCTTCATCCTCACCCATGGCCGGGAGTCGACGGACGACGCCCAGGTGGAGGGCCGCATCGGCAACGTGGCCCCGCGCGTGGCCGGACAGGTGCTTCAGGTGCGGGTGAAGGACAACCAGCAGGTGAAGGCCGGGGACGTGCTGGTGGAGCTGGACAGCCGCGACCTGGAGGCGAAGCGGCAGGTGGCCCAGGCGGATGTGCTGAGCGCCGAGGCCCAGCTCACCAGTGCCCAGGCCCAGCTCTCCCTCACCGAGGCCAACGCGGGCGCCAACCTGCGCCAGGCCCAGGCCGGGGTGACGCAGGCCTCCAGCGGCATCTCCTCCTCCCGGGCCGCCCTGGACCAGGCGCGCGCGGACGTGTCCTCCGCCGAGGCGCGCTTCCGGCTGGCGGACACGGAGCTGCACCGCGTGAAGCGGCTGACGGCCGAGGGGGCCCTGTCGCCCGCGGAGCTGGACACGCGCCAGGCCGCGTATGACCAGGCGAAGGCCGCGCTGGACCAGTCCAAGGCGCGGCTCGCCTCCACCGAGGCGGGCATCACCAGCTCTTCCGGAGGCCTGGAGGCCGCCCAGGGCAAGCTCGTCGCCGCGCAGACGGGCCCGGTGCAGGTGCAGGCGGCCCAGGCGGCCCTGAAGCTCGCCGAGGCGCGGGTGCAGCAGGCCCGGGCCTCCTTGCAGCTCGCCGAGCTGGCCGTCTCCTACGCCCAGGTGCGCGCGCCCATGAATGGCGTGGTGAGCCGCCGCACGGTGGAGGTGGGGCAGATGGTGGGCCCCGAGCGCCCGCTGATGGCCATCGTTCCCCAGGATGACGTGTGGGTGGTGGCCAACTTCAAGGAGGACCAGGTGGGCGGCATGCGCCCGGGCCAGCCGGTGGACGTGACGGTGGATGCCTTTGGCAGCCAGCACTTCCGGGGCCATGTGGACAGCCTGGCGGGCGCCAGCGGCGCGCGCTTCGCGCTGCTGCCCCCGGACAACGCCTCGGGCAACTTCGTGAAGGTGGTGCAGCGCATCCCCGTGCTCGTGCGCTTCGATGGGAGCCTGAAGGACCTGCCGCTGAAGCCCGGCATGAGCGCCGTCGTCACGGTGGACACCCGGGGGAACTAG
- a CDS encoding cold-shock protein yields the protein MATGTVKWFNDAKGFGFITQDGGGEDVFCHHTAINMDGFRTLQEGQKVQFEVARGPKGLQAQNVRAA from the coding sequence ATGGCAACCGGTACCGTGAAGTGGTTCAACGACGCGAAGGGCTTCGGTTTCATCACGCAGGACGGCGGTGGCGAGGACGTGTTCTGCCACCACACCGCCATCAACATGGACGGCTTCCGCACCCTCCAGGAGGGGCAGAAGGTCCAGTTTGAGGTGGCCCGCGGCCCCAAGGGCCTCCAGGCCCAGAACGTGCGCGCTGCCTGA
- a CDS encoding aldo/keto reductase yields the protein MATSDMPYRVLGSTGEKVSAIGLGGWHLSIPGVDEKLAHRIVRSAIDGGINFMDNSWDYNDGMSELRMGKALQDGYRKKVLLMTKIDGRSKKEALRQLEQSLERLQTDCIDLVQHHEIIRYEDPDRVFAEDGAHAALLEAQKAGKLRYIGFTGHKDPRIHLYMLEVARQNGVKFDAVQMPLNLMDAHFRSFSKLVVPELVQEGIGILAMKTLANGSLLRSKTVTPIECLHYALHLPTSVVITGVDKLEILDQAFEAARTFKPFTDEQLQALLAKTAKAAARGEFEPFKTSSIHDGTALNPQWLGEEPERLQALIPG from the coding sequence ATGGCCACCTCAGACATGCCGTACCGTGTCCTCGGCAGCACCGGCGAGAAGGTCTCGGCCATTGGCCTCGGTGGTTGGCACCTGTCCATTCCCGGCGTGGACGAGAAGCTCGCCCACCGCATCGTCCGCAGCGCCATCGATGGCGGCATCAACTTCATGGACAACTCGTGGGACTACAACGACGGCATGAGCGAGCTGCGCATGGGCAAGGCGCTCCAGGATGGCTACCGGAAGAAGGTCCTCCTGATGACCAAGATCGACGGCCGCTCCAAGAAAGAAGCCCTGCGCCAGCTGGAGCAGTCCCTGGAGCGGCTCCAGACCGACTGCATCGATCTCGTACAGCACCATGAAATCATCCGCTACGAGGACCCCGACCGCGTCTTCGCCGAGGATGGCGCGCACGCCGCGCTGCTCGAAGCCCAGAAGGCCGGCAAGCTGCGCTACATCGGCTTCACCGGCCACAAGGATCCCCGCATCCACCTCTACATGCTGGAGGTGGCCCGGCAGAACGGCGTCAAGTTCGACGCGGTGCAGATGCCCCTGAACCTCATGGACGCGCACTTCCGCAGCTTCTCGAAGCTCGTGGTGCCCGAGCTCGTCCAGGAGGGCATCGGCATCCTCGCCATGAAGACCCTCGCCAACGGCTCCCTGCTCCGCTCCAAGACGGTAACCCCCATCGAGTGTCTCCACTACGCCCTCCACCTGCCCACCTCGGTCGTCATCACCGGCGTGGACAAGCTGGAGATCCTCGACCAGGCCTTCGAGGCGGCCCGCACCTTCAAGCCCTTCACGGACGAGCAGCTCCAGGCGCTGCTGGCCAAGACCGCCAAGGCCGCCGCCCGCGGCGAGTTCGAGCCCTTCAAGACCTCCTCCATCCACGACGGCACGGCCCTCAACCCCCAATGGCTCGGTGAGGAGCCCGAGCGCCTGCAGGCCCTCATCCCCGGCTAA
- a CDS encoding 2-oxoglutarate dehydrogenase E1 component, whose translation MANFQDTYLSGANIDFIEGLYARYLQDPSSVDPSWRDIFERSNGGGRPIFSKTLLEAPAPAAAPPGKNGKPAAPAVAVAPAAPAANAAAAATLAQDMRLQSRVDQTITAFRLRGHLRAKLDPLGRPRPPLEHVADMPMVDENHFSAQELEQGVETSNVFPGGHVKVSQLLSRLRSTYAGSIGVEFMHMLDSERRRWLLKRMEHSENRTPFSQEDQRHILTKLSYAEGFEHFLHTKYVGVKRFSLDGGESLIPMMDAILEVGGGLGLREVVIGMAHRGRLNVLTNILHKSPDQIFSEFEGPADPKAYMGRGDVKYHMGFSSDHTTRAGTKIHLSLAFNPSHLEAVDPVVEGRVRAKQDRGGDTERTRVMPLLIHGDAAFMGQGVISETLNLSRLKGYETGGTLHIVINNQVGFTTDPHDSRSSIYATAIAQMLDIPVFHVNGDDPEACVHVARLVAEYRQVFKSDVVIDLICYRRYGHNEGDDPSFTQPGMYELIRKQSTVRTLYAQSLAETGRIPAAESEDIKQRCLKDFDDALTRIKQARQFKEPSALEGLWQPYKGGSYTQAPQVATAVDKAQLREALRKLAVAPEGFNVHPVVERTVLKKRQAMLESEELLWSEGEALAYATLLSAGHTVRLSGQDSERGTFSHRHAVLHDVKTGGRFVPLSQFPTGRASFQVFNSPLSEMGVMGFEYGYSLDVPDGLTLWEGQFGDFANGAQIIIDQFIAAGESKWRRLSGLTLLLPHGYEGQGPEHSSARLERFLSLCAEDNLQVCYPTTPAQIFHLLRRQVVRPYRKPLVVMSPKSLLRRPEAVSKLDELATGQFQEVIPDRQDLAPEGVTRLLLCSGKVYYDLVKARDEQQVRNVAIVRLEQLYPFPFEAVSRLVASFPKLSELYWVQEEPRNAGGWYFMFPRLHDVASSHATGPVKVGYIGRAEAASPATGFTKTHDYEQNLIVEEAILRGTKNGR comes from the coding sequence ATGGCGAATTTCCAGGACACGTACCTCTCCGGCGCCAACATCGACTTCATCGAAGGTCTCTACGCGCGCTACCTGCAGGATCCCTCCAGCGTGGATCCCAGCTGGCGCGACATCTTCGAGAGGAGCAACGGTGGGGGCCGTCCCATCTTCAGCAAGACGCTGCTGGAGGCGCCCGCCCCCGCGGCCGCGCCCCCGGGCAAGAACGGCAAGCCTGCCGCCCCCGCCGTGGCCGTGGCCCCTGCCGCCCCCGCGGCCAACGCCGCCGCGGCGGCCACGCTCGCCCAGGACATGCGCCTGCAGTCGCGCGTGGACCAGACCATCACCGCCTTCCGGCTCCGGGGCCACCTGCGCGCCAAGCTGGACCCGCTGGGCCGTCCCCGTCCGCCCCTGGAGCACGTGGCGGACATGCCCATGGTGGACGAGAACCACTTCTCCGCCCAGGAGCTGGAGCAGGGCGTCGAGACGAGCAACGTCTTCCCCGGCGGGCACGTGAAGGTGTCGCAGCTGCTCAGCCGGCTGCGCAGCACCTACGCCGGCTCCATCGGCGTGGAGTTCATGCACATGCTCGACAGCGAGCGGCGCCGCTGGCTGCTCAAGCGCATGGAGCACAGCGAGAACCGCACGCCGTTCTCGCAGGAGGACCAGCGCCACATCCTCACCAAGCTCTCCTACGCCGAGGGCTTCGAGCACTTCCTGCACACCAAGTACGTGGGCGTGAAGCGCTTCAGCCTGGATGGCGGCGAGAGCCTCATCCCCATGATGGACGCCATCCTCGAGGTGGGCGGCGGCCTGGGGCTGCGGGAAGTCGTCATCGGCATGGCCCACCGCGGCCGCCTCAACGTGCTGACGAACATCCTGCACAAGAGCCCGGATCAGATTTTCAGCGAGTTCGAGGGCCCGGCCGACCCCAAGGCGTACATGGGGCGCGGCGACGTGAAGTACCACATGGGCTTCTCCTCGGACCACACCACCCGCGCGGGCACCAAGATCCACCTGTCGCTGGCCTTCAACCCCAGCCACCTGGAGGCGGTGGACCCGGTGGTGGAGGGGCGCGTGCGCGCCAAGCAGGACCGCGGCGGGGACACCGAGCGCACGCGGGTGATGCCGCTGCTCATCCACGGGGACGCGGCCTTCATGGGCCAGGGCGTCATCTCCGAGACGCTCAACCTCTCGCGTCTCAAGGGCTACGAGACGGGCGGCACGCTGCACATCGTCATCAACAACCAGGTGGGCTTCACCACCGATCCGCACGACTCGCGCTCCTCCATCTACGCCACCGCCATCGCGCAGATGCTGGACATTCCCGTGTTTCACGTGAACGGGGATGACCCGGAGGCGTGCGTGCACGTGGCGCGGCTGGTGGCCGAGTACCGCCAGGTGTTCAAGAGCGACGTCGTCATCGATCTCATCTGCTACCGCCGCTACGGCCACAACGAGGGAGACGACCCCTCCTTCACCCAGCCGGGCATGTACGAGCTCATCCGCAAGCAGTCCACGGTGCGCACGCTCTACGCCCAGTCGCTCGCCGAGACCGGCCGCATTCCCGCCGCGGAGTCCGAGGACATCAAGCAGCGCTGCCTCAAGGACTTCGACGACGCGCTCACCCGCATCAAGCAGGCCCGCCAGTTCAAGGAGCCCAGCGCCCTGGAGGGCCTGTGGCAGCCCTACAAGGGCGGCTCCTACACCCAGGCGCCGCAGGTGGCCACCGCGGTGGACAAGGCCCAGCTGCGCGAGGCCCTGCGCAAGCTGGCCGTGGCGCCCGAGGGCTTCAACGTGCACCCGGTCGTCGAGCGCACGGTGCTCAAGAAGCGCCAGGCCATGCTGGAGAGCGAGGAGCTGCTCTGGAGCGAGGGCGAGGCGCTCGCCTACGCGACGCTCCTGAGCGCGGGCCACACGGTGCGCCTGTCCGGCCAGGACAGCGAGCGCGGCACCTTCAGCCACCGCCACGCGGTGCTCCACGACGTGAAGACGGGCGGACGCTTCGTGCCGCTGTCGCAGTTCCCCACCGGCCGCGCCTCCTTCCAGGTCTTCAACAGCCCCCTGTCCGAGATGGGCGTGATGGGCTTCGAGTACGGCTACAGCCTGGACGTACCGGACGGCCTCACCCTGTGGGAGGGCCAGTTCGGTGACTTCGCCAACGGCGCGCAGATCATCATCGACCAGTTCATCGCCGCCGGTGAGAGCAAGTGGCGCCGGCTCTCCGGGCTCACGCTGCTCTTGCCCCACGGCTACGAGGGCCAGGGCCCGGAGCACTCCAGCGCCCGCCTGGAGCGCTTCCTGAGCCTGTGCGCCGAGGACAACCTCCAGGTCTGCTACCCCACCACCCCCGCGCAGATCTTCCACCTGCTGCGCCGCCAGGTGGTGCGCCCCTACCGCAAGCCGCTCGTCGTCATGTCGCCCAAGAGCCTGCTGCGCCGCCCCGAGGCGGTGAGCAAGCTGGACGAGCTGGCCACCGGCCAGTTCCAGGAAGTCATCCCCGACCGCCAGGATCTCGCCCCCGAGGGCGTGACGCGGCTGCTGCTGTGCTCCGGCAAGGTCTACTATGACCTGGTCAAGGCCCGGGACGAGCAGCAGGTCCGCAACGTGGCCATCGTCCGCCTGGAGCAGCTCTACCCGTTCCCGTTCGAGGCGGTGTCGCGCCTCGTGGCCAGCTTCCCGAAGCTCTCCGAGCTGTACTGGGTGCAGGAAGAGCCGCGCAACGCGGGCGGCTGGTATTTCATGTTCCCCCGCCTCCACGACGTGGCATCTTCCCATGCCACCGGTCCGGTGAAGGTGGGCTACATCGGGCGGGCGGAAGCCGCCAGCCCCGCCACCGGCTTCACGAAGACCCACGATTACGAGCAGAACCTCATCGTCGAGGAAGCCATCCTCCGAGGAACCAAGAATGGCCGTTGA
- the odhB gene encoding 2-oxoglutarate dehydrogenase complex dihydrolipoyllysine-residue succinyltransferase, with protein sequence MAVELKVPPLGESITEAVISKWNKKQGESVAADEPLVVLETDKVTIDVPAPAAGSLASLAFKEGDKVRVGEVLGTIEAGGAAAAPKPAAAAPAPAAAPAAPEAPASETRSTPTARKVAEANNVDLAQLQGSGTAGRITKDDVLGQLNKSTPAPAPAAAPSGPRANAAREERVRMTPLRKRVAERLIQAQSTAAILTTFNEVDMGEAMALRKKYNDKFQAKHGVKLGFMSLFVRASIEALKSFPQINAEIDGEEVVFKKYYDIGVAVSGSRGLVVPVVRDADTLSLAELEKRIGDYGTRARNDKLTLAELQGGTFTISNGGVFGSMLSTPILNPPQTGILGMHNIVERAVVKDGQIVIRPIMYVALSYDHRLVDGREAVQFLVRIKECIENPERLLLEV encoded by the coding sequence ATGGCCGTTGAACTGAAAGTCCCGCCCCTGGGCGAATCCATCACCGAAGCCGTCATCAGCAAGTGGAACAAGAAGCAGGGTGAGAGCGTCGCCGCGGACGAGCCGCTCGTCGTCCTGGAGACGGACAAGGTCACCATCGACGTGCCCGCCCCTGCCGCGGGCTCGCTGGCCAGCCTCGCCTTCAAGGAGGGCGACAAGGTCCGCGTGGGCGAGGTGCTGGGCACCATCGAGGCCGGAGGCGCCGCCGCCGCCCCCAAGCCTGCCGCCGCCGCCCCGGCTCCCGCCGCCGCCCCGGCCGCGCCCGAGGCCCCCGCCTCGGAGACCCGCTCCACGCCCACCGCGCGCAAGGTGGCCGAGGCCAACAACGTGGACCTGGCCCAGCTCCAGGGCTCAGGCACCGCGGGCCGCATCACCAAGGACGACGTGCTCGGCCAGCTCAACAAGAGCACGCCGGCGCCTGCCCCCGCTGCGGCCCCCTCGGGCCCGCGCGCCAACGCCGCCCGCGAGGAGCGCGTGCGGATGACGCCGCTGCGCAAGCGCGTGGCCGAGCGCCTCATTCAGGCCCAGTCCACCGCCGCCATCCTCACCACCTTCAACGAGGTGGACATGGGCGAGGCGATGGCGCTGCGCAAGAAGTACAACGACAAGTTCCAGGCCAAGCACGGCGTGAAGCTGGGCTTCATGAGCCTGTTCGTGCGCGCCTCCATCGAGGCCTTGAAGAGCTTCCCGCAGATCAACGCGGAGATCGACGGCGAGGAGGTCGTCTTCAAGAAGTACTACGACATCGGCGTGGCGGTGTCCGGCTCGCGCGGCCTGGTGGTCCCCGTCGTCCGGGACGCGGACACGCTGTCGCTGGCGGAGCTGGAGAAGCGCATCGGCGACTACGGCACGCGCGCGCGCAATGACAAGCTGACCCTGGCGGAGCTGCAGGGCGGCACCTTCACCATCTCCAACGGCGGCGTCTTCGGCTCCATGCTGTCCACGCCCATCCTCAACCCGCCGCAGACGGGCATCCTGGGGATGCACAACATCGTCGAGCGCGCCGTGGTGAAGGATGGGCAGATCGTCATCCGCCCCATCATGTATGTGGCGCTCTCGTACGATCACCGCCTGGTGGATGGCCGCGAGGCTGTACAATTCCTCGTACGCATCAAAGAGTGCATCGAGAACCCCGAGCGCCTGCTGCTGGAAGTCTGA